One Catalinimonas alkaloidigena DNA window includes the following coding sequences:
- a CDS encoding DUF4837 family protein, which produces MKHGIITFWIVLLAVLGACSTDESSSDLTKPVALGRAGDVLFVVDSTLWNGPVGKQLRTIFEQPMPGLPTDEAAYYVQRISPYDLSNRFQQQRRNLVFVHVFNDKSAESQRMSTYFGKDVRERVDSDSSFFLATEENKFARGQTVMYLFAPTAADLLAQLQENPQRILNRFRNSELKSIRDDVLKKENRSLERQLRNDYGFVIRLPENYKLALERDNFVWLRNMEAVLDRSIVIGWREYTSESQFSPDSVVAWRDQLGRYITGSDDTASYMVTETYIPPDFETTTFNGRYAVESRGLWKMNDNRLGGVFLSYTFVDDAQQRLYYVEGFIYAPNMDKREYLREMEALLQTFQPAKSQPDA; this is translated from the coding sequence ATGAAACACGGGATAATCACTTTTTGGATCGTGCTGCTGGCCGTATTGGGGGCGTGCAGCACGGACGAGTCTTCTTCAGATCTAACCAAACCTGTGGCCCTGGGGCGGGCCGGCGATGTGTTGTTCGTGGTGGACAGCACCTTGTGGAATGGCCCTGTGGGGAAACAACTCCGCACGATTTTCGAACAGCCCATGCCCGGACTGCCTACCGACGAGGCGGCCTATTATGTCCAGCGCATCAGCCCTTACGACTTATCGAATCGCTTTCAGCAGCAACGCCGCAATTTGGTGTTTGTGCACGTTTTTAACGACAAAAGTGCCGAGTCGCAGCGAATGAGCACGTATTTCGGGAAAGACGTGCGCGAGCGGGTCGACAGCGATAGTTCGTTCTTTCTGGCGACGGAAGAGAACAAGTTTGCCCGCGGCCAGACCGTCATGTACCTGTTTGCGCCTACCGCTGCCGATTTGTTGGCCCAGTTGCAGGAAAATCCGCAGCGCATCCTGAACCGCTTTCGCAACAGTGAGCTGAAAAGCATTCGCGACGACGTATTGAAGAAAGAAAATCGCTCGCTGGAGCGGCAGTTGCGCAACGACTATGGTTTTGTGATTCGCTTGCCCGAGAACTACAAACTGGCGTTGGAGCGCGATAATTTCGTCTGGCTTCGCAACATGGAGGCGGTGCTGGACCGCAGCATTGTGATCGGCTGGCGCGAGTATACCAGCGAGTCGCAATTCAGTCCCGATAGCGTGGTGGCGTGGCGCGACCAATTGGGGCGCTACATTACCGGGTCGGACGATACGGCCTCGTACATGGTCACGGAGACCTACATTCCACCTGACTTTGAAACTACCACGTTCAACGGGCGCTATGCCGTGGAGAGCCGAGGGCTTTGGAAGATGAACGACAACCGTCTGGGGGGCGTATTTCTGAGTTACACGTTTGTGGACGATGCGCAGCAGCGTCTGTACTACGTCGAAGGATTTATCTACGCGCCGAACATGGACAAACGGGAATACCTCCGGGAAATGGAGGCGTTGCTGCAAACCTTCCAGCCGGCGAAGTCACAACCCGATGCCTGA
- the nusB gene encoding transcription antitermination factor NusB, translated as MLNRHTLRIKVMQALYAFQQARVSDYHASIERIDAHFEPDPLAADPPDRAVIHRKRTFSAEVFETTYQERRLAAPSPDREGEITPDVRDAVMSAVNFYHEQVKRDRTFLRNQLLADAQHVYEGYLRVLQLLLELADLVGQEQQAFERRRLKGTPPTPGQLRLHRNPLLETLRSNEEIRAAMIRHNISWANDRSFVKALYRDVLATNEKYLQYQAAETVSAEEHEAMVRHIVKTVIFKSDMAQAFFEEWDINWAENSETTRSMVLRTLKSLAAPAEEGVSALAPLSSNWEDDRSFFVALYDTTLDHREALEALVAGRVENWDMERVAALDKIILQMALAEMIHFPSIPVKVTINEYIEISKKYSTPKSKQFVNGLLDVLAAELTANGTIRKSGRGLLDNR; from the coding sequence ATGCTGAATCGTCATACCCTGCGCATCAAAGTAATGCAAGCACTCTATGCCTTTCAACAGGCTCGGGTGTCCGATTACCATGCCTCGATCGAACGCATTGACGCCCATTTTGAGCCCGATCCTCTGGCTGCCGATCCGCCCGATCGGGCGGTGATCCACCGTAAGCGTACGTTTTCGGCCGAGGTGTTCGAAACTACTTACCAAGAGCGCCGCCTCGCGGCCCCTTCGCCCGACCGCGAGGGAGAAATTACGCCCGACGTACGCGATGCGGTCATGTCGGCGGTCAACTTTTACCACGAACAGGTAAAACGCGATCGTACGTTTTTACGCAACCAGCTGCTGGCCGACGCACAACACGTGTACGAAGGCTACCTGCGGGTTTTGCAGTTACTGCTCGAACTGGCCGACCTCGTGGGCCAGGAGCAGCAGGCGTTTGAGCGCCGCCGGCTGAAGGGCACGCCGCCCACCCCGGGACAACTGCGCCTGCACCGCAATCCGCTGCTTGAGACGCTGCGTTCCAATGAGGAAATCCGCGCGGCCATGATTCGACACAATATTAGCTGGGCTAACGATCGTTCTTTTGTCAAAGCGCTCTATCGCGACGTGCTGGCCACCAACGAAAAATACCTCCAATACCAGGCGGCTGAAACGGTTTCGGCCGAGGAACACGAAGCCATGGTGCGCCACATCGTAAAAACCGTGATCTTTAAATCGGACATGGCACAGGCGTTTTTCGAAGAATGGGACATCAACTGGGCCGAAAACAGCGAAACGACGCGCAGCATGGTGCTGCGGACACTCAAGTCGCTCGCCGCCCCGGCCGAAGAGGGCGTCTCGGCACTGGCCCCGCTTTCGAGCAATTGGGAAGACGATAGAAGCTTTTTTGTAGCTTTGTACGACACCACGTTGGACCATCGTGAAGCGTTGGAAGCCCTGGTCGCCGGCCGGGTAGAAAACTGGGATATGGAACGGGTCGCGGCCCTGGACAAAATCATTTTGCAAATGGCCCTGGCCGAGATGATCCACTTTCCGTCGATTCCCGTAAAAGTCACGATCAACGAATACATTGAAATTTCAAAAAAGTATAGCACCCCCAAGAGCAAACAATTCGTAAATGGATTACTAGACGTGCTGGCGGCCGAACTTACCGCCAACGGGACTATACGCAAAAGCGGCCGTGGGCTGCTCGATAACCGATAA
- a CDS encoding YtxH domain-containing protein, with translation MRYNGIKYLLFFLLGSCAGMATGVLYAPDKGRNTRDRLTFRLSKYRDRLGELIQQLEAQKDIPVNSARSEGQRLIEDTRDRAEELLNDVESLIGQIKSGR, from the coding sequence ATGAGATACAACGGCATTAAATATTTGCTATTTTTCCTGCTCGGCTCCTGCGCCGGGATGGCGACTGGTGTGTTGTACGCACCAGACAAAGGACGTAACACCCGCGACCGGCTGACGTTCCGGCTCAGCAAATACCGCGACCGTCTGGGCGAGCTGATTCAGCAACTGGAAGCCCAGAAGGACATCCCGGTAAACTCGGCTCGTTCGGAAGGGCAGCGGCTCATCGAAGACACACGCGACCGCGCCGAAGAGCTGCTGAACGACGTAGAAAGCCTTATTGGTCAAATCAAGTCGGGGCGCTAG
- a CDS encoding DUF1573 domain-containing protein, producing the protein MRKELITGATLAVLVLLLPACESGQADNSKATSANELVTNSNTADASSAGATAVAAITFEESSYNFGKVVAGEKVRHIYKFENTGAAPLLIQSATASCGCTVPTPPKDPIPPGGTGEITVEFNSTGRAGEQVNKTITVLANTEPNTTKLSLTGEVLSDEQGPIRQ; encoded by the coding sequence ATGCGCAAAGAACTGATTACAGGAGCAACGCTGGCAGTCCTGGTGCTGCTGCTCCCGGCCTGCGAGTCGGGCCAAGCCGACAACTCGAAAGCGACTTCGGCCAACGAACTGGTTACCAACTCCAATACGGCCGATGCCTCTTCGGCAGGGGCTACGGCGGTGGCCGCCATCACTTTCGAAGAATCTAGTTACAATTTCGGCAAGGTGGTGGCTGGCGAAAAAGTGCGCCACATCTACAAATTCGAAAACACCGGCGCAGCACCGCTACTGATCCAAAGCGCGACGGCGTCGTGTGGCTGTACGGTTCCCACGCCCCCCAAAGACCCGATTCCCCCCGGTGGTACCGGAGAAATCACCGTTGAATTTAACAGCACCGGGCGCGCTGGCGAACAGGTCAACAAAACCATCACCGTGCTAGCCAATACTGAACCCAATACCACAAAACTTTCGCTGACCGGCGAGGTCCTTTCCGACGAGCAAGGCCCCATTCGCCAGTAA
- the yajC gene encoding preprotein translocase subunit YajC produces the protein MHYSVLLQAAPSSNGFLQIAMFGAIFVVFYFFMIRPQQKKQKDQRTFSDSLKKGDEVVTIGGMHGRIMEVDKDTVTLEVDRGMKLRFDKSAISLEFSKKKSS, from the coding sequence ATGCATTACTCTGTTCTTCTTCAAGCGGCTCCTTCGAGCAACGGCTTTTTGCAAATTGCCATGTTCGGAGCCATTTTCGTGGTCTTCTATTTTTTCATGATCCGTCCGCAGCAAAAAAAGCAGAAGGATCAGCGAACGTTTAGCGACTCGCTCAAAAAGGGCGACGAAGTCGTGACGATCGGCGGAATGCACGGACGGATTATGGAAGTCGATAAAGATACCGTCACCCTGGAGGTGGACCGCGGTATGAAACTCAGATTCGATAAATCGGCGATTTCGCTGGAATTCAGCAAGAAAAAGTCGTCATAA
- the coaE gene encoding dephospho-CoA kinase (Dephospho-CoA kinase (CoaE) performs the final step in coenzyme A biosynthesis.) yields MSSTSPSAPSAFPSATPSKPLQIGITGGIGSGKSLVCRLFALLRIPIYEADDRARWLMNHDPQLTASVRSAFGNEAYTPDGQLNRPWLSARVFSDPEQVAQLNALVHPRVADDYGAWVAEQRSPYVIKEAALLYEAGSWQQLDQVVVVYAGEALRIARIRQRDPHRSAEEIRAIMARQLSEDEKVKRADHVIYNDERQLVIPQVLALHNQWWASRQPS; encoded by the coding sequence ATGTCTTCAACGTCACCCTCCGCCCCGTCCGCATTCCCCTCCGCGACTCCCTCTAAACCGCTACAGATCGGCATTACGGGGGGCATAGGTTCCGGCAAGAGTCTGGTGTGCCGCCTGTTTGCCCTGTTGCGCATCCCCATTTACGAAGCCGACGACCGGGCACGCTGGCTGATGAACCACGATCCGCAACTCACCGCAAGTGTACGCAGCGCCTTTGGCAACGAAGCCTACACGCCCGACGGTCAACTAAACCGTCCCTGGCTTTCGGCACGTGTTTTCTCCGACCCAGAGCAGGTGGCACAACTAAACGCACTGGTGCACCCACGCGTCGCCGACGACTACGGCGCCTGGGTCGCTGAACAACGGTCTCCGTACGTCATCAAAGAGGCCGCACTTTTGTACGAAGCGGGATCGTGGCAGCAGTTGGATCAGGTCGTGGTGGTTTACGCCGGAGAAGCCTTGCGTATCGCGCGCATTCGCCAACGCGACCCACACCGCAGTGCGGAAGAGATCCGTGCCATCATGGCCCGCCAACTGTCCGAAGACGAAAAAGTGAAGCGGGCCGACCATGTGATCTACAACGACGAGCGCCAGCTGGTCATTCCGCAAGTGTTGGCGTTGCACAACCAGTGGTGGGCATCCCGGCAGCCAAGTTGA
- a CDS encoding phosphoglycerate kinase, with amino-acid sequence MKTIDDFNFNGKKALIRVDFNVPLDKDYNVTDDTRLKAAVPTIQKILNDGGAVILMSHLGRPKEGPTEKYSLKHVISYLSDAFGRDVKFADDCIGESAQKQAAALQPGEILLLENLRFYKQEEKGDHDFAKKLAALGDVYVNDAFGTAHRAHASTAIIAENFAPENRMTGYVMQAELENADKVLKNAERPFTAIMGGAKISDKIEVIHQLLDRVDNLLIGGGMSYTFAKAQGGNIGNSLLEEDKLELARELMAKAKAKGVNLLLPVDSVAAEAFDNEAKTQVVGNGKIPDDYMGLDIGPETRKAFAQVIKESKTVLWNGPMGVFEMPNFAKGTEAVAEAIAEATKSGAFSLIGGGDSAAAVNQLGFGNDVSYVSTGGGALLEYMEGKELPGVAALS; translated from the coding sequence ATGAAGACCATCGATGATTTTAACTTCAACGGAAAGAAAGCCCTGATCCGGGTCGATTTCAACGTACCTCTCGATAAAGATTATAACGTAACGGACGATACCCGCCTGAAAGCGGCCGTCCCGACCATCCAAAAGATTCTGAACGATGGCGGAGCGGTGATTCTGATGTCGCACCTGGGTCGCCCCAAGGAAGGACCGACCGAAAAATACTCGCTGAAGCACGTGATCAGCTATCTGTCGGATGCCTTTGGGCGGGACGTGAAATTCGCCGACGACTGCATCGGTGAATCAGCGCAAAAGCAGGCAGCCGCGCTGCAACCCGGCGAAATTCTGTTGTTGGAAAACCTTCGCTTCTACAAGCAGGAAGAAAAAGGCGACCACGACTTTGCGAAGAAGCTGGCGGCGTTGGGCGATGTGTACGTGAACGACGCCTTCGGTACCGCACACCGCGCGCACGCTTCGACGGCTATCATTGCCGAAAACTTTGCACCCGAAAACCGCATGACGGGCTACGTGATGCAAGCCGAACTGGAAAACGCCGACAAAGTCCTCAAAAATGCAGAACGACCGTTTACGGCCATTATGGGCGGCGCGAAGATTTCTGATAAAATTGAGGTGATCCATCAGTTGTTAGATCGTGTCGACAACCTTCTGATCGGCGGGGGCATGTCGTATACGTTTGCCAAGGCGCAGGGCGGCAACATCGGCAACTCGTTGCTGGAAGAAGACAAGCTGGAACTGGCGCGTGAACTGATGGCGAAAGCCAAAGCCAAAGGCGTCAACCTCTTATTGCCCGTCGATTCGGTCGCGGCCGAAGCATTCGACAACGAGGCGAAAACCCAGGTAGTGGGCAACGGCAAAATTCCTGACGATTACATGGGGCTCGACATCGGCCCGGAAACCCGCAAGGCTTTTGCCCAGGTGATCAAGGAGTCGAAAACGGTGCTCTGGAACGGCCCGATGGGAGTATTTGAAATGCCCAACTTCGCCAAAGGTACCGAGGCCGTCGCCGAAGCCATTGCCGAAGCCACGAAAAGCGGCGCCTTCTCGCTGATTGGCGGGGGCGATTCGGCTGCGGCCGTTAACCAACTAGGGTTCGGCAATGACGTATCGTACGTTTCTACCGGAGGCGGGGCCTTGCTCGAATACATGGAAGGAAAAGAACTGCCCGGCGTGGCAGCACTTTCTTAA
- a CDS encoding threonine aldolase family protein gives MSTARENKLLDYRSDTVTRPTAGMLDAMMRADVGDDVYGEDPTVRQLEEATAAWFGMEAGLYCPSGTMTNQIAIKLHTQPGDEVVCDRLAHIYNYEGGGIAFNAGASVRLIDGDRGRMTAAQVAANLNPDDLHFPPSTLVALENTVNKGGGCCYPLAQMQEVAALCRQRGIACHLDGARVFNALVATGDDPKAYGQCFDTISVCFSKGLGAPVGSVLIGSAQALHKARRYRKVFGGGMRQAGYIAAGALYALHHQVDRLADDHRRAAQLAKALTGLEYVGEVYPAETNIVIFSLREGLAPADLLAYLRARGILASGFGPKHIRMVTHLDIDDVMLTQTLEALQAYAPQGVTL, from the coding sequence ATGAGCACAGCGAGAGAAAACAAGCTCCTTGATTACCGGAGCGATACGGTTACCCGCCCCACGGCAGGGATGCTGGACGCCATGATGCGTGCAGACGTGGGGGACGATGTGTATGGCGAGGACCCAACCGTCCGCCAACTGGAAGAGGCGACGGCGGCATGGTTCGGGATGGAAGCGGGGCTTTATTGCCCTTCGGGCACGATGACGAACCAGATTGCCATCAAACTCCATACACAACCCGGCGACGAAGTGGTGTGCGACCGGTTGGCGCACATTTACAACTACGAAGGGGGGGGGATCGCCTTCAACGCCGGCGCTTCGGTGCGGCTGATCGACGGGGACCGGGGGCGGATGACCGCCGCCCAGGTAGCAGCCAACCTGAATCCTGACGACCTGCACTTTCCGCCCAGCACGTTAGTCGCACTGGAAAATACCGTCAACAAGGGCGGCGGGTGCTGTTACCCCTTGGCACAGATGCAGGAAGTAGCGGCCCTCTGTCGGCAGCGGGGCATCGCCTGCCATCTCGACGGTGCGCGGGTGTTCAATGCCTTGGTGGCAACGGGCGACGATCCGAAGGCATATGGTCAGTGTTTCGATACGATTTCTGTCTGCTTTTCCAAAGGATTGGGAGCACCCGTGGGGTCGGTACTGATCGGGAGTGCGCAGGCGTTACACAAGGCCCGGCGCTACCGAAAAGTGTTTGGCGGTGGTATGCGACAGGCTGGTTACATAGCCGCAGGTGCGCTGTATGCGCTTCATCACCAGGTAGATCGACTCGCGGACGACCACCGTCGGGCGGCCCAACTGGCTAAGGCATTAACCGGATTGGAGTACGTTGGCGAAGTCTATCCGGCCGAAACTAATATCGTGATTTTCTCTCTGAGAGAAGGACTCGCGCCGGCCGATCTGCTGGCCTACTTGCGAGCACGCGGGATTTTGGCGAGTGGTTTTGGCCCCAAACACATCCGCATGGTGACGCATCTGGACATCGACGATGTCATGCTGACCCAGACGCTGGAAGCGCTGCAGGCATACGCGCCTCAGGGCGTTACGCTATAA
- a CDS encoding mechanosensitive ion channel family protein: MQEAQVEEAQVEEAQVNVNEAINGVWDKVTGWVEKIIIMLPNLVVAILIFLIFYFLGRLVRRIVDKPLHRLTHSRAIADLMVNLIFIGLVALGIFIALTVLQLQGAVTSLLAGAGIIGLALGFAFQDIAANFMAGMLMAVRRPIRVGDIIKSNDFFGTVMQINLRDTVIRTFQGQIVYLPNKDVYGSAIENYTMEERRRVDLDVGVSYGDDLRKVREITIKAIESLDMIDKEAGVTLFFKEFGDSSINFTVRYWVSFHKQPEYLTALSEGIIAIKEAYDANDIMIPFPIRTLDFGIKGGEKLWDNPLVLENGQDQGGH; the protein is encoded by the coding sequence ATGCAAGAAGCACAAGTTGAAGAAGCACAAGTTGAAGAAGCACAGGTTAACGTTAATGAGGCTATCAACGGCGTATGGGATAAAGTGACCGGATGGGTCGAGAAGATCATCATCATGCTGCCCAACCTGGTGGTCGCCATTCTGATCTTTCTGATCTTTTATTTTCTCGGTCGGCTCGTTCGGCGGATAGTCGATAAACCGCTGCACCGCCTCACGCACAGCCGCGCTATTGCCGACCTGATGGTGAACCTCATCTTCATCGGGCTGGTGGCGCTGGGCATTTTCATTGCGCTGACCGTCCTGCAACTGCAAGGGGCCGTTACGTCGCTGTTGGCCGGGGCCGGAATCATCGGTCTGGCGTTAGGCTTTGCGTTTCAGGACATCGCCGCCAACTTCATGGCCGGGATGTTGATGGCCGTGCGGCGGCCCATCCGGGTAGGCGACATCATCAAATCCAACGACTTTTTCGGGACGGTGATGCAGATCAACCTGCGCGACACGGTGATCCGGACGTTTCAGGGGCAGATCGTTTACCTGCCGAACAAAGATGTATACGGCTCGGCCATCGAAAACTACACGATGGAAGAGCGGCGGCGTGTCGACCTCGACGTGGGAGTTTCGTACGGTGACGATCTCCGGAAAGTGCGCGAGATCACCATTAAGGCCATCGAGTCGCTCGACATGATCGACAAAGAAGCGGGCGTGACGCTTTTCTTCAAAGAATTTGGCGACAGCTCGATCAACTTCACGGTACGCTACTGGGTGAGCTTTCATAAACAACCCGAGTACCTCACGGCCCTGAGCGAGGGCATTATTGCCATCAAAGAGGCGTATGACGCAAACGACATCATGATTCCGTTCCCAATTCGCACGCTGGATTTCGGCATCAAAGGCGGCGAAAAACTCTGGGACAATCCGCTGGTACTCGAAAACGGCCAAGATCAGGGAGGCCACTGA
- a CDS encoding alkaline phosphatase PhoX, whose translation MKKLYVPLLAAAMATSAYGQSPFPVDISMADSADWNTSVVLHPSPLKYQVLFVGGLDSVATLDNAQHPNGFALAKEWHDFIGFTPDTASGTSDLGWISVNHEMILADDKIGDGGGMTVFKVQRDAATDTLVIVEQTLPDSRIGKFFNVDFVNTVGETGMNCGGITSDADGRIWTAEEWFQGSNSAISSNGGGITDTSNFEFMTDIAGLSGENGTMLPKYQNFNWMVEIDPRTASAVRKQYNWGRQGFEGGAVLPDNKTVYLGEDGTPGLFSKFIADTPGDFTSGKLYVYTYPGEEATGPDDYWVEVDNSDLDVMLNLSAGTDSAYGLKAGAAMFNRVEWVAYNKLDGKIYFTETGSDSPGKDLAEGAAKGGTMAPYWAKAYRMRYEAMTGEAFAGTDAEAIDSVLAGKFNNYYGRVLVYDPTTGEVDIVVEGGPYLPSSPEYAEYPVKHLANPDGINVMYINDKAYLTICEDLNGTSFGRTPEGVSNRTCELFMLDLAISNPTVNDLVRVSVVPLGAEVTGACPTPDGKTLLVDAQHPSDENPAPYNHSLTYAITGWDQAQITDAELPLDAEIGFQIYPNPISRELRLNVSSPTDVAIYDNMGRRVKVYRQVRSVDVSDLTSGVYYVRNAEGQTRKLIVQ comes from the coding sequence ATGAAAAAGCTTTACGTACCGCTACTGGCCGCCGCCATGGCAACGTCCGCCTACGGCCAGTCCCCGTTCCCCGTCGATATTTCGATGGCGGATTCGGCAGATTGGAACACCTCTGTCGTTTTGCACCCTTCTCCCCTGAAGTACCAAGTGCTGTTTGTGGGTGGCCTCGATTCGGTCGCCACGCTCGATAACGCCCAACACCCGAACGGTTTTGCGCTCGCCAAAGAGTGGCACGACTTCATCGGCTTTACGCCCGACACCGCTAGCGGCACCAGCGATCTGGGCTGGATTTCGGTCAACCACGAGATGATTCTTGCCGACGATAAAATTGGTGACGGCGGCGGCATGACCGTTTTCAAAGTACAACGCGACGCCGCAACCGACACGCTGGTGATTGTCGAGCAAACCCTGCCCGACAGCCGGATCGGCAAATTCTTCAACGTGGATTTTGTGAACACCGTCGGAGAAACCGGCATGAACTGCGGAGGCATCACCTCAGATGCCGACGGACGGATCTGGACCGCCGAAGAGTGGTTTCAGGGCAGCAATTCTGCCATCAGCAGCAACGGTGGCGGCATCACCGATACCAGCAATTTTGAGTTTATGACCGACATCGCTGGCCTGTCGGGCGAAAACGGCACCATGCTTCCCAAGTACCAGAACTTCAACTGGATGGTAGAAATCGACCCGCGTACAGCCAGCGCGGTTCGCAAGCAATACAACTGGGGACGGCAGGGTTTTGAAGGCGGTGCGGTACTGCCCGACAACAAAACCGTTTACCTGGGCGAAGACGGTACGCCCGGTCTCTTCAGCAAGTTTATCGCCGATACCCCAGGCGATTTTACCTCCGGCAAGCTCTACGTGTATACTTATCCGGGCGAAGAGGCTACCGGTCCTGACGATTACTGGGTAGAAGTAGACAACAGCGACCTGGACGTTATGCTCAACCTTTCGGCCGGTACCGATTCGGCCTATGGGCTGAAAGCAGGCGCGGCGATGTTCAACCGGGTCGAATGGGTCGCGTATAACAAACTCGACGGAAAAATCTACTTCACCGAAACAGGCAGTGACTCACCGGGTAAAGACCTGGCCGAAGGCGCTGCCAAAGGCGGAACGATGGCTCCTTACTGGGCCAAAGCGTACCGGATGCGCTACGAAGCCATGACGGGCGAAGCGTTTGCAGGCACCGATGCCGAAGCCATTGACTCGGTCCTGGCGGGCAAATTCAACAACTACTACGGCCGCGTGCTGGTGTACGATCCGACAACCGGCGAAGTCGACATCGTGGTGGAAGGCGGGCCTTACCTGCCTTCGTCGCCTGAATACGCCGAATATCCTGTGAAACATCTGGCGAACCCTGATGGCATCAACGTGATGTACATCAACGACAAAGCGTACCTGACCATCTGCGAAGACTTGAACGGCACCTCGTTCGGACGCACGCCCGAAGGCGTCAGCAACCGCACCTGCGAACTGTTCATGCTGGATCTTGCGATCTCTAACCCCACGGTCAACGATCTGGTGCGTGTCTCGGTGGTGCCGCTGGGCGCGGAAGTGACCGGCGCCTGCCCTACGCCCGACGGCAAAACCCTGCTGGTCGATGCACAACACCCCAGCGACGAGAACCCTGCTCCCTACAACCACTCGCTGACGTACGCCATCACCGGCTGGGACCAGGCCCAGATTACGGATGCAGAGTTGCCCCTGGACGCCGAGATTGGCTTCCAGATTTATCCGAACCCGATCTCGCGTGAACTGCGCCTCAATGTCTCTTCGCCGACCGACGTCGCGATTTACGACAACATGGGACGCCGCGTTAAAGTCTACCGTCAGGTGCGTTCGGTCGATGTATCGGACTTGACCTCCGGCGTTTACTACGTCCGCAACGCAGAAGGACAGACGCGCAAACTTATCGTCCAATAA